One Solea solea chromosome 5, fSolSol10.1, whole genome shotgun sequence genomic window carries:
- the arl6 gene encoding ADP-ribosylation factor-like protein 6 encodes MGLFDKLVGWLGLKKEVNVLCLGLDNSGKTTIINQLKPSNAQAQDIVPTIGFSIEKFKTSSLSFTVFDMSGQGRYRNLWEHYYKEGQAIIFVIDSADKLRMVVAKEELDTLLNHSDIKHRRIPILFFANKMDVRDSLSSVKVSQLLCLENIKDKPWHICATDALKGEGLQEGVDWLQDQIKTMRT; translated from the exons ATGGGGCTGTTTGATAAGTTGGTGGGTTGGCTGGGCCTGAAGAAGGAGGTGAACGTCCTGTGTCTCGGCCTGGACAACAGTGGGAAAACCACCATCATAAACCAGCTCAAGCCCTCCAAT GCTCAGGCGCAAGACATCGTCCCAACCATTGGTTTCAGCATAGAGAAATTCAAGACATCCAG tCTGTCCTTCACAGTGTTTGACATGTCTGGCCAAGGCCGGTACAGAAATCTTTGGGAGCATTATTACAA gGAGGGTCAGGCGATCATATTTGTCATCGATAGTGCCGACAAATTGAGGATGGTTGTGGCCAAAGAAGAACTCGACACTCTACTAAATCATTCCG ATATTAAACACAGGAGAATTCCCATCCTTTTCTTTGCCAACAAGATGGATGTCAGAGACTCTCTGTCGTCAGTCAAGGTCTCACAGCTGCTCTGTTTGGAGAACATCAAAGACAAACCCTGGCACATCTG TGCCACAGATGCTCTGAAAGGGGAAGGTTTACAGGAAGGAGTCGACTGGTTACAAG ATCAAATCAAAACCATGAGGACATGA
- the LOC131459093 gene encoding high-affinity choline transporter 1-like, protein MTIHVEGLVAIAIFYLLILFVGIWAAWKNKHTGEAEGTDRSETIMVGGRDIGLFVGGFTMTATWVGGGYINGTAEYVYLPDFGLAWAQAPFGYALSLVLGGLFFAKPMRSRGYVTMLDPFQQLYGKRMGGLLFIPALMGEIFWSAAILSALGATLSVIVDINIKMSVVISALIAIFYTLVGGLYSVAYTDVVQLFCIFVGLWISIPFALNHPAVSDITVTAVKEVYQSPWRGSIRSVDTWVWIDNFCLLMFGGIPWQVYFQRVLSASSATYAQVLSFLAAFGCLVMAVPSVLIGAIGASTDWNQTTYGAVPPRIKDEADMILPIVLQHLCPPFVSFFGLGAVSAAVMSSADSSILSASSMFARNIYQLAFRQSASDREIVWVMRITIFVFGGLATVMALLTGSVYGLWYLSSDLVYVIIFPQLISVLFVKGTNTYGSVAAYLFGMVLRIGGGEPYLKLPPFIYYPGWTTEIKKHHMTGELEEFVVQKFPFKTVSMVASFLGNVAFSHLAKYLFESGKISHKYDFLDAVVSKDSGEIMDKTTLVVRGNNIGLSEMKPRLSVTLAAAFTRRDTLPAETVEEEEEDSSSPDSSHHDEE, encoded by the exons ATGACCATCCACGTAGAGGGACTTGTGGCCATTGCGATCTTTTACTTACTGATTCTGTTCGTGGGCATCTGGGCGGCATGGAAGAACAAGCACACGGGGGAGGCGGAGGGCACCGACCGCAGCGAAACCATCATGGTCGGCGGGAGAGACATTGGATTATTCGTGGGTGGATTTACCATGACAG CCACCTGGGTTGGAGGAGGATACATCAATGGCACAGCTGAGTATGTGTATCTGCCCGATTTTGGCTTGGCGTGGGCACAGGCGCCCTTTGGATATGCCCTCAGTCTGGTTCTGG gCGGCCTTTTCTTCGCCAAGCCCATGCGCTCACGAGGTTACGTCACCATGCTGGACCCGTTCCAGCAGCTGTACGGGAAGCGCATGGGCGGCCTTCTCTTCATACCTGCACTCATGGGTGAGATCTTCTGGTCTGCTGCCATTTTATCTGCCCTGG GTGCTACTCTGAGTGTCATCGTGGACATAAACATCAAGATGTCGGTGGTCATCTCAGCGCTCATTGCCATCTTCTACACCCTGGTTGGAGGACTTTACTCTGTGGCCTACACTGACGTCGTGCAGCTCTTCTGTATCTTTGTTGGCCTG TGGATCAGCATCCCATTTGCCCTGAACCACCCAGCGGTGTCcgacatcacagtgacagcgGTGAAGGAGGTGTATCAGTCGCCCTGGAGGGGCAGCATCCGCAGCGTCGACACCTGGGTGTGGATCGACAACTTCTGCCTCCTG aTGTTTGGAGGAATCCCCTGGCAGGTGTATTTCCAGAGAGTTCTGTCTGCGTCCTCGGCCACGTACGCTCAGGTCCTCTCTTTCCTGGCTGCGTTCGGCTGCCTCGTCATGGCCGTGCCCTCCGTTCTCATCGGAGCCATCGGAGCCTCCACAG ACTGGAACCAGACGACTTATGGCGCCGTGCCTCCTCGGATAAAGGACGAGGCAGACATGATTCTACCCATCGTGCTCCAGCACCTCTGTCCGCCGTTCGTCTCCTTCTTCGGCCTGGGCGCCGTGTCTGCAGCTGTCATGTCCTCGGCCGACTCTTCCATCCTTTCGGCGAGCTCCATGTTTGCGAGGAACATCTACCAGCTCGCCTTCAGACAGTCG GCGTCGGACCGAGAGATTGTGTGGGTGATGCGTATCACCATCTTTGTGTTTGGCGGCCTCGCCACAGTGATGGCCCTCCTCACCGGCTCGGTGTACGGCCTCTGGTACCTGAGCTCGGACCTGGTTTACGTCATCATCTTCCCCCAGCTGATCAGCGTGCTCTTCGTCAAGGGCACCAACACATACGGCTCGGTGGCCGCCTACCTGTTCGGCATGGTGCTGCGTATCGGCGGAGGGGAACCCTACCTGAAGCTGCCTCCTTTCATCTATTACCCCGGCTGGACCACCGAGATAAAGAAGCACCACATGACCGGAGAGCTGGAGGAGTTCGTCGTCCAGAAGTTTCCCTTCAAGACTGTCTCCATGGTGGCCTCGTTCCTGGGGAACGTGGCCTTCTCCCACCTGGCCAAGTACCTGTTTGAGAGCGGCAAGATTTCGCACAAGTACGACTTCCTCGACGCGGTGGTGTCCAAGGACAGCGGCGAGATCATGGACAAGACGACGCTTGTCGTGCGCGGCAACAACATCGGCCTGTCGGAGATGAAGCCGCGGCTGAGCGTGACCTTGGCGGCCGCCTTCACGCGCCGCGACACACTGCCTGCAGAAaccgtggaggaggaggaggaggactcgTCAAGCCCAGACTCCTCCCACCATGATGAAGAATGA